In a genomic window of Streptomyces koelreuteriae:
- a CDS encoding polysaccharide deacetylase family protein, which produces MKSPSGRRRRPRASRRTPSPGILTLAALFVAASLVSGYLVLNRPGTTTPTASSEADRQTSAKGDQEPRWDGRTKVLGDGSTSYTGPQKGQLKPVPLKPGEKPPQFVVFSWDGALQGDDELFSHYRQLADRYNANMTFFLTGIYLVPKGKKELYSPPQHDKGSAAISYATDEHIRTTVRELGKAWQGGNEIGTHFNGHFCGDKGGGDWSVEEWKSEIDQFYGFVEKWKTNTGFQDVDPLPFDIRKEVTGGRAPCLEGQKNLLKAAEGYKWRYDASSAGDFQIWPVKKKGIWDFPLQMLPYEGGKYQGLSMDFNFLYNQSEGETEGDPAKYPEWEEETVASYMSGFNRVYYGSRAPLFIGNHFEDWNGGIYMRAVDRVVKDMCTKKDVKCVSFRELADWLDVQKPETLQRLRGLDPAQSPDWSTVVK; this is translated from the coding sequence ATGAAGTCACCGTCCGGCCGCCGCCGCCGGCCCCGCGCATCCCGCCGCACTCCGTCCCCGGGGATATTGACCCTGGCGGCCCTGTTCGTCGCCGCGTCCCTGGTCTCGGGCTACCTCGTACTGAACCGCCCGGGCACCACCACTCCCACCGCCTCCTCCGAGGCCGACAGACAGACCTCCGCGAAGGGGGACCAGGAGCCCCGGTGGGACGGCCGGACCAAGGTCCTCGGGGACGGCTCCACCTCCTACACCGGTCCGCAGAAGGGGCAGTTGAAGCCCGTGCCGCTCAAGCCGGGTGAGAAGCCGCCCCAGTTCGTGGTCTTCTCCTGGGACGGCGCGCTGCAGGGCGACGACGAACTCTTCTCGCACTACCGGCAACTGGCCGACCGGTACAACGCGAACATGACCTTCTTCCTCACGGGCATCTACCTGGTGCCCAAGGGCAAGAAGGAGCTCTATTCCCCGCCCCAGCACGACAAAGGCTCGGCGGCGATCAGCTACGCCACCGACGAGCACATCCGCACCACGGTGCGGGAGCTCGGCAAGGCGTGGCAGGGCGGGAACGAGATCGGCACCCACTTCAACGGCCACTTCTGCGGCGACAAGGGCGGCGGCGACTGGAGCGTCGAGGAGTGGAAGAGCGAGATCGACCAGTTCTACGGCTTCGTCGAGAAGTGGAAGACCAACACCGGCTTCCAGGACGTCGACCCGCTGCCCTTCGACATCAGGAAGGAGGTCACCGGCGGCCGCGCGCCCTGCCTGGAGGGCCAGAAGAACCTGCTGAAGGCCGCCGAGGGCTACAAATGGCGCTACGACGCCAGCTCCGCGGGCGACTTCCAGATATGGCCCGTCAAGAAGAAGGGCATCTGGGACTTCCCGCTGCAGATGCTCCCCTACGAGGGCGGCAAGTACCAGGGCCTGTCGATGGACTTCAACTTCCTCTACAACCAGTCCGAGGGCGAGACCGAGGGCGATCCGGCGAAGTACCCCGAGTGGGAGGAAGAGACGGTCGCCTCCTACATGTCGGGCTTCAACCGCGTCTACTACGGCAGCCGGGCCCCGCTGTTCATCGGCAACCACTTCGAGGACTGGAACGGCGGCATCTACATGCGGGCCGTGGACCGGGTCGTCAAGGACATGTGCACCAAGAAGGACGTCAAGTGCGTGTCCTTCAGGGAACTGGCCGACTGGCTCGATGTGCAGAAGCCCGAGACGCTGCAGCGGCTGCGCGGCCTGGACCCGGCGCAGTCGCCCGACTGGTCGACCGTCGTGAAGTAA
- a CDS encoding amidase domain-containing protein: MNGTRRRVTILGAAATSVVAGVALLPNWNAGAAVLDDPTVDARTKATFQRLADAVFTDRTNALVDGGRADQQKPLTDGFSGDVELSSGTARSEDATLSALGQRKESLAKAGEKYGKAATTVTLDATRVTGRTAKAEVTETTTLTYAQARGDAPKTTGFQTRHELTFKADRRGDWKLTGIRDTDQGGLAVNTLSKPAPVKAKAADDTMPSAPRAATTGNPAAVPKTGTTYDYKAMAAYAEKHWNVYNKDYPDFSGRGAGGDCTNFVSQALKAGGWKHAPGYVYDYTKWFGNADIQSHSFIGVNEWSWFAQNSKRTKPLANVYQLEVGDVLQMDFNRDGSKDHTMIVTSKTGGMPYVTYHSTNTFRRSVASLVASDPNAYYYAFRT, from the coding sequence TTGAACGGGACGCGACGGCGCGTCACGATACTCGGGGCCGCGGCCACCTCGGTCGTCGCCGGAGTCGCCCTGCTGCCCAACTGGAACGCGGGCGCGGCGGTCCTCGACGACCCGACGGTGGACGCGCGGACCAAGGCCACCTTCCAGCGGCTGGCCGACGCGGTCTTCACCGATCGCACCAACGCCCTCGTCGACGGCGGGCGGGCTGATCAGCAGAAGCCGCTGACCGACGGCTTCTCCGGCGACGTCGAGCTGTCCTCCGGTACGGCCCGCTCCGAGGACGCCACCCTCTCCGCGCTGGGGCAGCGCAAGGAGAGCCTGGCGAAGGCGGGCGAGAAGTACGGCAAGGCCGCCACCACCGTCACCCTGGACGCCACGCGGGTGACCGGCCGTACGGCCAAGGCCGAGGTCACCGAGACCACGACCCTGACCTACGCCCAGGCCCGTGGCGACGCCCCGAAGACCACCGGCTTCCAGACCCGGCACGAGCTGACCTTCAAGGCCGACCGACGGGGCGACTGGAAGCTGACCGGCATCCGCGACACCGACCAGGGTGGTCTCGCGGTGAACACGCTCTCCAAGCCGGCCCCCGTCAAGGCGAAGGCCGCCGACGACACCATGCCCAGCGCCCCGCGCGCGGCGACCACCGGCAACCCGGCCGCCGTACCGAAGACCGGCACGACGTACGACTACAAGGCCATGGCGGCCTACGCCGAGAAGCACTGGAACGTCTACAACAAGGACTACCCGGACTTCAGCGGCCGCGGCGCCGGCGGCGACTGCACCAACTTCGTCAGCCAGGCCCTGAAGGCGGGCGGCTGGAAGCACGCGCCCGGCTATGTGTACGACTACACCAAGTGGTTCGGCAACGCCGACATCCAGTCGCACTCGTTCATCGGCGTCAACGAGTGGTCCTGGTTCGCCCAGAACTCCAAGCGGACCAAGCCGCTCGCCAACGTCTACCAGCTCGAGGTCGGTGACGTCCTCCAGATGGACTTCAACCGGGACGGGTCCAAGGACCACACGATGATCGTCACGTCCAAGACCGGCGGCATGCCCTACGTGACGTACCACTCCACCAACACGTTCCGCAGGTCGGTGGCGAGCCTCGTCGCGTCGGATCCGAACGCGTACTACTACGCCTTCCGCACCTGA
- a CDS encoding DUF4097 family beta strand repeat-containing protein: protein MARIVRTVGTVRTASARAVAVAGAVAVLVAGLSACGASAGDDTEPEQRTFDLQGRTLTVDSDDSALEIVAADANPEGKIEVTRWFQGSVVVGKEPRVTWSMRDDRLVLRLKCSGVVADCAAKHRVEVPRGITVKVREGDGSVRARGFRDPLSIRTGDGSVRVTDTSGPLELRTGDGSIRAEVSSRDIRTQTGDGSARLELGVVPDRVESRGGDGSVTIALPEATYRVSTRTGDGGVDVSVPRDESSPHVVSARTGDGSVTVRTAN, encoded by the coding sequence ATGGCTCGCATCGTCCGTACCGTCGGCACCGTTCGTACCGCCTCCGCCCGCGCGGTCGCCGTCGCCGGTGCCGTGGCCGTTCTCGTCGCCGGGCTGAGTGCCTGCGGGGCGTCCGCCGGGGACGACACCGAGCCCGAGCAGCGGACGTTCGACCTCCAGGGGCGCACTCTGACCGTCGACTCCGACGACTCGGCCCTGGAGATCGTCGCCGCCGACGCGAACCCGGAGGGCAAGATCGAGGTCACCCGGTGGTTCCAGGGCTCGGTCGTCGTCGGCAAGGAGCCGAGGGTCACCTGGTCGATGCGGGACGATCGGCTGGTGCTGCGGCTGAAGTGCTCCGGTGTCGTCGCCGACTGCGCGGCCAAGCACCGCGTCGAGGTGCCCCGCGGCATCACCGTGAAGGTCCGGGAGGGCGACGGCAGCGTGCGCGCACGGGGCTTCCGGGATCCGCTGAGTATTCGTACGGGCGACGGTTCCGTCCGGGTCACCGACACCAGCGGGCCGCTGGAGCTGCGCACCGGTGACGGATCCATCCGTGCGGAGGTCTCCTCCCGTGACATCCGCACGCAGACCGGCGACGGCTCGGCCCGCCTCGAACTCGGTGTCGTACCGGACCGTGTGGAGTCCCGTGGCGGCGACGGTTCCGTGACCATCGCGCTGCCCGAGGCGACCTACCGCGTGAGCACGCGGACGGGCGACGGCGGGGTGGATGTGTCCGTGCCCCGCGACGAGAGCAGCCCCCATGTGGTGTCCGCCCGGACCGGCGACGGCAGTGTGACGGTCCGAACAGCGAACTGA